The Saccharopolyspora gloriosae genome has a segment encoding these proteins:
- the ispG gene encoding flavodoxin-dependent (E)-4-hydroxy-3-methylbut-2-enyl-diphosphate synthase — MTVDLGMPAAPAPTLGERRKTRQLQVGAVGVGSDHPISVQSMTTTNTADINGTLQQIAELTASGCDIVRVACPSADDAEALPAIAQKSKIPVIADIHFQPKYVFAAIEAGCAAVRVNPGNIRKFDDQVKEIAHAAKDHGTPIRIGVNAGSLDPRLMKKYGKAVPEALAESALWEASLFAEHDFNDIKISVKHNDPVVMVRAYEILAEQCDYPLHLGVTEAGPAFQGTIKSAVAFGSLLRQGIGDTIRVSLSAPPVEEIKVGTQILQSLNLRPRKLEIVSCPSCGRAQVDVYTLAEEVTAGLEGMEVPLRVAVMGCVVNGPGEAREADLGVASGNGKGQIFVKGEVIKTVPEAKIVETLIEEAMRIAEDMEAPEGQSDGSPVVTVG; from the coding sequence ATGACCGTCGATCTGGGCATGCCCGCAGCACCCGCCCCGACACTGGGCGAACGGCGCAAGACCCGGCAGTTGCAGGTCGGTGCGGTCGGAGTGGGCAGTGACCACCCCATCTCCGTGCAGAGCATGACCACCACCAACACCGCCGACATCAACGGCACGCTGCAGCAGATCGCGGAGCTCACCGCGTCCGGCTGCGACATCGTGCGAGTGGCCTGCCCCAGCGCGGACGACGCCGAGGCGTTGCCCGCGATCGCGCAGAAGTCGAAGATCCCGGTCATCGCCGACATCCACTTCCAGCCGAAGTACGTGTTCGCGGCCATCGAGGCGGGCTGTGCGGCGGTCCGGGTCAACCCCGGCAACATCCGCAAGTTCGACGACCAGGTCAAGGAGATCGCGCACGCCGCGAAGGACCACGGCACGCCGATCCGGATCGGCGTCAACGCCGGTTCGCTGGACCCGCGGCTGATGAAGAAGTACGGCAAGGCGGTGCCGGAGGCGCTGGCCGAATCGGCGCTGTGGGAGGCGAGCCTGTTCGCCGAGCACGACTTCAACGACATCAAGATCTCCGTCAAGCACAACGACCCCGTCGTGATGGTGCGGGCCTACGAGATCCTCGCCGAACAGTGCGACTACCCGCTGCACCTGGGCGTGACCGAGGCCGGCCCGGCGTTCCAGGGCACGATCAAGTCCGCAGTGGCGTTCGGATCCCTGTTGCGCCAGGGCATCGGCGACACGATCCGTGTCTCGCTGTCGGCGCCGCCGGTCGAGGAGATCAAGGTCGGCACCCAGATCCTGCAGTCGCTGAACCTGCGTCCCCGCAAGCTGGAGATCGTCTCCTGCCCGTCCTGCGGTCGCGCCCAGGTCGACGTCTACACGCTGGCCGAGGAGGTCACCGCCGGGCTGGAGGGCATGGAGGTGCCGCTGCGCGTCGCCGTCATGGGCTGCGTGGTGAACGGTCCCGGCGAGGCGCGTGAGGCCGACCTCGGCGTCGCCTCCGGGAACGGCAAGGGCCAGATCTTCGTCAAGGGCGAGGTCATCAAGACCGTGCCGGAAGCCAAGATCGTGGAAACACTGATCGAAGAGGCCATGCGCATCGCCGAGGACATGGAGGCCCCCGAAGGGCAGAGCGACGGCAGCCCGGTCGTCACCGTCGGCTGA
- a CDS encoding GNAT family N-acetyltransferase, which translates to MLKLVGARLLEDRDAAQVRAALARDPVAACMVASRVEPVGLRPSRLGGEVWGYGSRLDGLCFSGVNLIPLSGGPDAMRAFADRVLRRRRVCSSLVGPAEQVLALWDELAAQWGPAREVREQQPLMVLSGQPAVRPDPLVRQVRPEELDRYLPAAVAMFTEEVGVDPSRDGGAAGYRARVAELIAAGRAFARFENGEVVFKAEIGAMSQSVGQIQGVWVHPDKRSSGLGTMGTAAVADHLVRGLGRAASLYVNGFNIAARVAYGKVGFQQTGTFSTVLF; encoded by the coding sequence GTGCTGAAGCTCGTCGGTGCCCGCCTACTGGAGGATCGGGACGCGGCCCAGGTTCGCGCGGCGCTGGCCAGAGACCCCGTCGCCGCCTGCATGGTCGCCTCCAGAGTGGAACCCGTCGGGCTGCGTCCGAGCAGGCTCGGCGGCGAAGTATGGGGATACGGCAGCAGGCTCGACGGGCTGTGCTTCTCCGGCGTCAACCTCATACCGTTGTCCGGGGGGCCGGACGCGATGCGGGCCTTCGCCGATCGGGTGTTGCGTCGTCGCCGAGTGTGTTCCTCGTTGGTCGGTCCCGCCGAGCAGGTGCTGGCGCTGTGGGACGAACTCGCCGCCCAATGGGGACCCGCGCGCGAAGTGCGCGAGCAGCAGCCACTGATGGTGCTCTCCGGTCAACCCGCAGTGCGTCCCGACCCGCTGGTCCGCCAGGTTCGCCCCGAGGAACTGGACCGCTACCTGCCCGCGGCGGTCGCCATGTTCACCGAAGAAGTCGGAGTCGACCCCTCCAGGGACGGCGGCGCCGCCGGTTACCGCGCCCGGGTGGCGGAGCTGATCGCGGCGGGCCGCGCATTCGCCCGCTTCGAGAACGGCGAAGTCGTGTTCAAAGCCGAGATCGGCGCGATGTCGCAGTCCGTCGGGCAGATCCAAGGCGTCTGGGTGCATCCGGACAAGCGCAGTTCCGGGCTCGGCACAATGGGCACGGCCGCCGTCGCCGACCACCTCGTCCGCGGGCTCGGACGCGCCGCGAGCCTGTACGTGAACGGCTTCAACATCGCGGCCAGAGTCGCCTACGGCAAAGTCGGCTTCCAGCAGACCGGCACCTTCAGCACAGTCCTGTTCTGA
- a CDS encoding penicillin-binding transpeptidase domain-containing protein, translating into MASSRIFPQRGPRSRVLAALTGLALTLPLSGCGMFESGPSAQEIASSFLNTFAAGDSAGAAGRTDAPDRARQALEDARGGLSPQAVRFNVTKVVEDEGGAPARATFDADWDLGDGRVWRYEGAFELTESDQGWKVHWAPSALHPKLGPGQRLVFNEQRPEPQPVLDRDGAELMKPEQIVTVSLDPQQAGDLPGTAGQLAEGLKPVDPEITQQTILDGVGRTPPGQPYVVVSLRQADYDQVRPAIYDLPGVRFPAQSQLVTAERGYAAQALAGVSKQVDEQIAANSGWSVAVADANGAPVEVLQEQPSRPVDQVHTTLSDRVQRAAEQAVAPVPQAAMVVAMQPSTGGVLAVAQNDPADAQGSPALTGQFPPGSTFKIATAAAGLEADKVTIDGPVDCPKSKVVDGRTIPNDKDFELGTVPLRTAFAKSCNTTFAQLAVDLPAQALTDMAKQLGVGVDFDVPGITTITGQAPPAENTTGRAANGFGQGTVLASPFGMALASATVANGSMPTPKLIEGAETKADSEVAALSPKTLDQLRPMMRDVVLSGTATGAASAGEVAGKTGTAQFGDGTHAHGWFVGYRGDLAFAVLLEDAGESKPAVQVAQSFLSNTP; encoded by the coding sequence GTGGCTTCCTCACGGATCTTTCCTCAGCGAGGCCCGCGCTCGCGGGTGCTCGCCGCGCTCACCGGTTTGGCGCTGACCTTGCCCCTCTCGGGCTGCGGCATGTTCGAATCCGGGCCTTCCGCCCAGGAGATCGCCTCCTCGTTCCTGAACACCTTCGCCGCGGGCGACTCGGCGGGTGCGGCGGGGCGGACCGACGCTCCGGACAGGGCGCGGCAGGCGCTCGAAGATGCTCGTGGCGGCTTGTCGCCGCAGGCGGTGCGGTTCAATGTGACCAAGGTCGTCGAGGACGAGGGCGGTGCCCCCGCCCGCGCCACGTTCGACGCGGACTGGGACCTCGGTGACGGCCGCGTCTGGCGGTACGAAGGCGCGTTCGAGCTCACCGAATCCGACCAGGGCTGGAAGGTGCACTGGGCGCCATCGGCGCTGCACCCGAAGCTGGGGCCGGGCCAGCGACTGGTGTTCAACGAGCAGCGGCCGGAGCCGCAGCCCGTGCTGGACCGCGATGGTGCCGAGCTGATGAAGCCGGAGCAGATCGTCACGGTCAGCCTCGACCCGCAGCAGGCGGGCGACCTGCCGGGGACGGCCGGTCAGCTCGCGGAAGGGCTGAAGCCGGTCGACCCGGAGATCACCCAGCAGACGATCCTGGACGGCGTCGGGCGAACTCCGCCCGGTCAGCCCTACGTGGTGGTCTCGCTGCGCCAGGCCGACTACGACCAGGTGCGCCCGGCGATCTACGACCTGCCGGGGGTGCGTTTCCCGGCGCAGTCGCAGCTGGTGACGGCTGAGCGCGGATACGCCGCGCAGGCGCTCGCCGGGGTGTCGAAGCAGGTCGACGAGCAGATCGCGGCGAACTCCGGGTGGAGCGTGGCGGTCGCGGACGCGAACGGCGCCCCGGTCGAGGTGTTGCAGGAGCAGCCGTCGCGTCCGGTGGACCAGGTGCACACCACGCTCAGCGACCGCGTGCAGCGGGCCGCGGAGCAGGCGGTGGCGCCGGTGCCGCAGGCGGCGATGGTCGTCGCGATGCAGCCGTCCACGGGCGGCGTGCTGGCGGTGGCGCAGAACGACCCGGCCGACGCGCAGGGCTCGCCCGCGTTGACCGGGCAGTTCCCGCCCGGCTCCACGTTCAAGATCGCGACCGCGGCGGCGGGTTTGGAAGCGGACAAGGTGACCATCGACGGGCCGGTGGACTGCCCGAAGAGCAAGGTGGTCGACGGCCGCACGATTCCCAACGACAAGGACTTCGAGTTGGGCACGGTGCCGCTGCGCACGGCGTTCGCGAAGTCCTGCAACACGACGTTCGCCCAGCTCGCGGTGGACCTGCCCGCGCAGGCGCTGACGGACATGGCCAAGCAGCTCGGCGTCGGCGTCGACTTCGACGTGCCGGGCATCACGACGATCACCGGGCAGGCGCCGCCCGCGGAGAACACCACGGGCCGCGCGGCGAACGGATTCGGCCAGGGCACGGTGCTGGCCAGCCCGTTCGGAATGGCGCTGGCGTCGGCGACGGTGGCCAACGGCTCGATGCCCACTCCGAAGCTGATCGAGGGCGCGGAGACGAAGGCCGACTCGGAGGTGGCTGCGCTGTCGCCGAAGACGCTGGATCAGCTGCGGCCGATGATGCGGGATGTCGTGCTGTCCGGGACGGCCACCGGTGCCGCGAGCGCGGGTGAGGTCGCGGGCAAGACCGGTACCGCGCAGTTCGGCGACGGCACCCATGCGCACGGCTGGTTCGTCGGCTACCGCGGTGACCTGGCATTCGCGGTGCTGCTGGAGGACGCGGGCGAGTCGAAGCCCGCCGTGCAGGTAGCGCAGAGTTTCTTGTCGAACACCCCGTGA
- a CDS encoding type II toxin-antitoxin system Phd/YefM family antitoxin produces MERIGVRELRQNASRYLKRVATGESILVTDRGRTVAVLNPPSRAHSLYDELIAAGELIPGDGGDLPEPGEPDAGDLDTWPPEDEEPGSRTAPPGDDRREQERH; encoded by the coding sequence ATGGAGCGGATCGGGGTCCGGGAGCTGCGGCAGAACGCCAGCCGCTACCTCAAGCGGGTGGCGACCGGTGAGTCGATCTTGGTGACGGACCGCGGCCGCACGGTCGCGGTCCTGAACCCGCCGTCACGCGCGCATTCGCTCTACGACGAACTGATCGCCGCCGGGGAACTGATCCCCGGCGACGGCGGCGACCTGCCGGAACCGGGCGAACCGGACGCCGGTGATCTCGACACGTGGCCCCCGGAGGACGAGGAGCCGGGCTCACGAACGGCGCCGCCGGGCGACGACCGACGTGAACAGGAGCGGCATTGA
- a CDS encoding type II toxin-antitoxin system VapC family toxin, with translation MIYFDSSALVKLIAPEPESKALSEWVQARLEQPRITSALSQVDVLRTFREFGPAIEDLASIILSKLDQLPVKQDVLDTAASLRSQVSPLEAIHLASACKIREGLHAYVSYDKALLAAAEEEGLATASPGA, from the coding sequence TTGATCTACTTCGATTCCTCCGCGCTGGTGAAGCTGATCGCACCCGAGCCGGAGAGCAAGGCGCTCAGCGAATGGGTGCAGGCCCGGCTGGAACAGCCCCGCATCACCAGCGCCCTCTCGCAGGTCGACGTGCTGCGCACGTTCCGCGAGTTCGGCCCCGCCATCGAGGACCTGGCCTCGATCATCCTGTCCAAGCTCGACCAGCTGCCGGTGAAGCAGGACGTGCTGGACACCGCGGCGTCGCTGCGTTCCCAGGTGAGCCCTTTGGAGGCGATCCACCTCGCCTCCGCCTGCAAGATCCGCGAAGGCCTGCACGCCTACGTCTCCTACGACAAGGCACTGCTCGCGGCGGCGGAGGAAGAAGGCCTCGCCACGGCGTCGCCCGGCGCCTGA
- the map gene encoding type I methionyl aminopeptidase: MPVRAPLQPGIQTPRRPVPVTIERPEYVDKPAPRRNTDPDVQPPEIIEAMRVASRLAAQALQLAGKTIEPGVTTDRVDEVVHEFFVDNGVYPSTLGYRGFPKSCCTSLNEVICHGIPDSTIIEDGDIVNVDVTGFIGGVHGDTNATFIAGEASEEVRLLVERTHEATMRGIKAAKPGRQLNVVGRVIESYAKRFGYGVVRDFTGHGIGRSFHSGLVVLHYDEPSVQTVLEPGMTFTIEPMITLGTHEYDMWSDGWTVTTRDKSWTAQFEHTILITEDGNEILTQP; this comes from the coding sequence ATGCCCGTACGCGCACCGTTGCAGCCAGGAATCCAGACGCCCCGCCGGCCGGTGCCGGTGACGATCGAGCGGCCCGAATACGTCGACAAGCCCGCTCCGCGCCGCAACACCGACCCGGACGTGCAGCCGCCCGAGATCATCGAGGCGATGCGCGTGGCGAGCAGGCTCGCGGCGCAGGCGTTGCAGCTGGCGGGCAAGACGATCGAGCCCGGCGTCACCACCGACCGCGTCGACGAGGTCGTGCACGAGTTCTTCGTGGACAACGGCGTGTACCCGTCGACGCTGGGCTACCGGGGCTTCCCGAAGTCCTGCTGCACCTCGCTGAACGAGGTCATCTGCCACGGCATCCCGGACTCGACGATCATCGAGGACGGCGACATCGTCAACGTCGACGTCACCGGCTTCATCGGTGGCGTGCACGGCGACACCAACGCCACCTTCATCGCCGGTGAGGCCTCCGAGGAGGTGCGGCTGCTGGTGGAGCGCACCCACGAGGCGACGATGCGCGGCATCAAGGCGGCGAAGCCGGGGCGGCAGCTCAACGTGGTCGGCCGGGTCATCGAGTCGTACGCGAAGCGCTTCGGCTACGGCGTGGTGCGGGACTTCACCGGGCACGGCATCGGCCGCTCGTTCCACTCCGGCCTGGTGGTGCTGCACTACGACGAGCCGTCGGTGCAGACCGTGCTGGAGCCGGGCATGACGTTCACCATCGAGCCGATGATCACCTTGGGCACCCACGAGTACGACATGTGGAGCGACGGCTGGACGGTGACCACGCGGGACAAGTCGTGGACCGCGCAGTTCGAGCACACCATCCTGATCACCGAGGACGGCAACGAGATCCTCACCCAGCCGTGA
- a CDS encoding cobyric acid synthase — protein MSGLLVAGTTSDAGKSVLVAGICRWLARSGVRVAPFKAQNMSNNSVVCPDGGEIGRAQAVQAAACGLEPSVRFNPVLLKPGGDRSSQVVVLGKVAGEVTALSYRERKAALLETVSSTLDGLRNDYDQVICEGAGSPAEINLRATDIANMGLAQAARLPVLVVGDIDRGGVFAALYGTLALLDAADQALVSGFVINKFRGDPALLASGLERVRALTGRPVQGVLPWSEELWLDAEDSLSYVADGVVGNPAPPLGEQWLRVAVPKLPRISNATDIEALAAEPGVAVRFVTEPSRLTDADLVVLPGSKATVEDLAWLHRTGLADGVLAHARAGLPVFGICGGFQMLSRRITDEVESGGGAVDGLGLLDLEIEFEREKTLRTPHGTAFGEAVTGYEIHHGTPVRPGDDLLPLIKTEFGAEGAVSGSVSGTHWHGLFENDAFRRRFLAHVAEQAGRDGFAAAPDVSFAALREGQLDLLGDLVERHLDTDALLRLLDGGAPSGLPVVGPAAMHAGSDAGNVVGMATEITAEEAQTRLPELLDRVESGEEIVITRFGAPSVVLNRVGGGRSREVVTSGVLTAAWLAPIAGDVADDSGAFDFGTDYSAGEVGFSG, from the coding sequence GTGAGCGGTCTGCTGGTCGCCGGGACGACCTCGGACGCGGGCAAGAGCGTCCTGGTCGCCGGGATCTGCCGCTGGCTGGCGCGGTCGGGCGTGCGGGTGGCGCCGTTCAAGGCGCAGAACATGTCGAACAACTCCGTGGTCTGCCCGGACGGCGGCGAGATCGGCCGGGCGCAGGCGGTGCAGGCGGCGGCGTGCGGGCTGGAGCCGTCGGTGCGGTTCAACCCGGTCCTGCTCAAGCCCGGCGGGGATCGCAGTTCGCAGGTCGTGGTGCTGGGCAAGGTGGCCGGTGAGGTCACGGCGTTGTCCTACCGGGAACGCAAAGCGGCGTTGCTGGAGACCGTATCGTCCACATTGGATGGACTTCGGAACGACTACGACCAGGTGATCTGCGAGGGCGCGGGCTCGCCCGCGGAGATCAACCTGCGCGCCACCGACATCGCGAACATGGGGCTGGCGCAGGCGGCGCGGTTACCGGTGCTGGTGGTCGGCGACATCGACCGGGGCGGCGTGTTCGCCGCGCTCTACGGCACGTTGGCGCTGCTGGACGCCGCCGACCAGGCACTGGTCTCCGGGTTCGTGATCAACAAGTTTCGCGGGGATCCGGCGTTGCTGGCCTCCGGACTGGAGCGGGTGCGGGCGCTGACCGGCCGACCCGTGCAGGGCGTGCTGCCCTGGTCGGAGGAACTGTGGCTGGACGCCGAGGACTCGCTGTCCTACGTCGCCGACGGAGTCGTGGGCAATCCGGCGCCGCCGCTCGGCGAGCAGTGGCTGCGGGTCGCGGTGCCGAAGCTGCCGCGCATCTCCAACGCCACCGACATCGAGGCGCTGGCGGCGGAACCCGGCGTGGCGGTGCGGTTCGTGACCGAACCGTCCCGGCTCACCGATGCGGACCTGGTGGTGCTGCCCGGTTCCAAGGCGACCGTCGAGGACCTGGCGTGGCTGCACCGCACCGGGCTCGCCGACGGGGTGCTCGCGCACGCGCGGGCGGGGCTGCCGGTGTTCGGGATCTGCGGCGGTTTCCAGATGTTGTCCCGGCGGATCACCGATGAGGTCGAGTCCGGTGGAGGCGCCGTCGACGGCCTCGGGCTGCTCGACCTGGAGATCGAGTTCGAGCGGGAGAAGACGCTGCGCACCCCGCACGGCACGGCGTTCGGCGAGGCGGTCACCGGCTACGAGATCCACCACGGCACGCCGGTGCGGCCCGGTGACGACCTGCTGCCGCTGATCAAGACCGAGTTCGGCGCGGAAGGTGCGGTCAGCGGCTCGGTGTCGGGCACGCACTGGCACGGGCTGTTCGAGAACGATGCGTTCCGCCGCCGTTTCCTCGCGCACGTCGCGGAACAGGCGGGCCGGGACGGTTTCGCGGCCGCGCCGGACGTGTCGTTCGCGGCGCTGCGAGAAGGGCAGCTGGACCTGCTGGGCGACCTCGTCGAACGGCACCTGGACACCGACGCGCTGCTGCGGCTGCTCGACGGTGGCGCCCCGAGCGGACTGCCCGTCGTCGGACCTGCGGCGATGCACGCGGGGAGTGACGCGGGTAACGTCGTCGGCATGGCGACTGAAATCACCGCGGAAGAGGCGCAGACACGGCTTCCCGAGCTGCTGGACCGCGTGGAGTCCGGTGAGGAGATCGTCATCACCCGCTTCGGCGCCCCCTCGGTGGTGCTGAACCGGGTCGGTGGCGGCAGGTCGCGGGAGGTCGTGACCTCCGGCGTGCTCACCGCGGCCTGGCTGGCGCCGATCGCCGGGGACGTCGCGGACGATTCGGGCGCGTTCGACTTCGGTACCGACTACTCGGCGGGTGAGGTCGGCTTCTCCGGCTGA
- a CDS encoding FadR/GntR family transcriptional regulator has product MPLVTTQRTGLVEQVIAQMRTLVSSGEWPLGERIPTESELVTALGVGRNTVREAVRALAHAGLLEVRQGDGTFVRATNELSGAVRRLCGSELRRILEVRRALEVESARLAAAARTEEDVAELETLLATRDDAMERLDREVVVREDTRFHLRLVAASHNPLLIGLYEGISEAVQSSVATTFDPASVTQVSHTELLNAVRSGDADRAAAEAGGFLDELLDALDAQPEKPTSPAE; this is encoded by the coding sequence GTGCCTTTGGTCACCACCCAGCGCACGGGTCTGGTCGAGCAGGTAATCGCGCAGATGCGCACGCTGGTCAGCTCCGGCGAGTGGCCGTTGGGGGAACGCATCCCCACCGAATCGGAGCTCGTCACCGCACTCGGCGTCGGCCGCAACACGGTTCGGGAGGCCGTGCGAGCGCTCGCGCACGCCGGATTGCTGGAGGTCCGCCAAGGCGACGGCACCTTCGTCCGCGCCACCAATGAGCTCTCCGGCGCGGTCCGGCGGCTCTGCGGCTCCGAGCTGCGCCGCATCCTGGAAGTGCGCCGCGCGCTGGAGGTCGAGTCCGCCCGGCTCGCCGCCGCGGCCCGCACCGAGGAGGACGTCGCCGAGCTGGAAACACTGCTCGCCACGCGCGACGACGCGATGGAACGCCTCGATCGCGAAGTGGTCGTTCGCGAGGACACCCGATTCCACCTGCGCCTGGTGGCCGCCTCGCACAACCCACTGCTGATCGGGCTCTACGAAGGCATCAGCGAGGCGGTGCAATCCAGCGTCGCCACGACCTTCGATCCCGCGTCGGTCACCCAGGTCTCGCACACCGAGCTGCTCAACGCCGTGCGCTCCGGCGATGCCGACCGCGCCGCGGCCGAAGCCGGTGGCTTCCTGGACGAGCTGCTGGACGCGCTCGACGCTCAGCCGGAGAAGCCGACCTCACCCGCCGAGTAG
- a CDS encoding MFS transporter, which translates to MTDQDARSAASAASGTPADDTSAPADAEALVNEGAAETMAPSRPRAVAGGGLLLAGVALAAANMRPAVTSLASILGEVRDSLGATSTWASIVTSVPTLCFGLAGIGAPLLARRWGMNRVVGASLALLTAAMIARVLGGPWTLLGGTVLVCAAIAMCNVLIPVVVKESFPGRVGLATGLYTTAMAAGGASGSALTPWLNSATGNWRWSLATWMVVALAALCVWVPGTRKRPVSKAVSAAKGERRSLMRNPLAWLITLYFAMQSTVAYVVMGWIPEVFKGAGMDATSAGALLGVLLLIGVPINMVLPPLVTRTRGQSGWALLMGVLMFAGLLGLLLAPLAAPVLWAVLIGIGMSAFPLALVMISLRTRNAADTGQLSAMAQSIGYLIAASGPFLFGMLHDMTAAWTMSLIAVLVIVVAQTIVGMLAGRPRVI; encoded by the coding sequence GTGACCGACCAGGATGCCAGGTCAGCGGCTTCGGCCGCGTCCGGCACCCCGGCCGACGACACTTCCGCACCGGCCGACGCCGAAGCCCTCGTGAACGAGGGCGCCGCGGAGACGATGGCGCCGTCCCGGCCGCGTGCCGTCGCCGGTGGCGGTCTGCTGCTGGCCGGCGTAGCGCTGGCCGCCGCGAACATGCGGCCCGCCGTCACCAGCCTCGCCTCGATCCTCGGTGAGGTGCGCGACTCGCTGGGCGCCACCAGCACCTGGGCCAGCATCGTGACCTCGGTGCCGACGCTGTGCTTCGGCCTGGCCGGCATCGGCGCTCCGCTGCTGGCGCGCAGGTGGGGGATGAACCGCGTCGTCGGCGCCTCGCTCGCGCTGCTCACCGCCGCGATGATCGCCCGCGTGCTCGGCGGCCCGTGGACCCTGCTGGGCGGAACGGTGCTGGTGTGCGCGGCGATCGCCATGTGCAACGTGCTGATCCCGGTGGTCGTGAAGGAGTCCTTCCCCGGGCGAGTCGGCCTGGCGACCGGCCTCTACACGACCGCGATGGCGGCCGGTGGCGCGTCCGGTTCCGCGCTCACCCCGTGGCTGAACTCGGCGACCGGAAACTGGCGGTGGTCGCTGGCGACGTGGATGGTCGTGGCCCTGGCCGCCCTGTGCGTGTGGGTGCCCGGTACCCGCAAGCGCCCCGTCTCGAAGGCCGTCAGTGCCGCGAAGGGTGAGCGGCGGTCGCTGATGCGCAACCCGCTGGCCTGGCTGATCACGCTCTACTTCGCGATGCAGTCAACCGTCGCCTACGTGGTGATGGGCTGGATACCGGAGGTCTTCAAGGGCGCGGGCATGGACGCTACCTCGGCCGGGGCGCTGCTCGGGGTGCTGCTGCTGATCGGTGTGCCGATCAACATGGTGTTGCCGCCGCTGGTGACGCGGACCCGTGGTCAGTCCGGCTGGGCGCTGCTGATGGGCGTGCTCATGTTCGCCGGGCTGCTGGGGCTGCTGCTCGCGCCGCTGGCCGCGCCGGTGCTGTGGGCGGTGCTGATCGGCATCGGCATGAGCGCATTCCCGCTGGCGCTGGTGATGATCTCGCTGCGCACTCGCAACGCCGCCGACACCGGGCAGCTCTCGGCGATGGCGCAGAGCATCGGCTACCTGATCGCCGCGTCGGGGCCGTTCCTGTTCGGGATGCTGCACGACATGACGGCGGCCTGGACGATGTCGCTGATCGCGGTCCTGGTGATCGTGGTGGCGCAGACGATCGTCGGCATGCTCGCGGGGCGCCCTCGCGTGATCTGA
- a CDS encoding TetR/AcrR family transcriptional regulator codes for MSPRRSAAEAQATRARILTRAAEIASEEGLEGVTIGRLAGELEMSKSGVLGHFGTKEALQFATLDGAFANFWQRVVEAALPVRPGMRRLLTLCENSITFLATLELPGGCLMTAAATEFDGRPGPVRDAVAERWSWWRGRLREELTAAADNGELPAHFDVDQAIFEIIAVGLALNQALQLDHDPQATERAHRAIRRILEPADQKP; via the coding sequence ATGTCACCTCGACGATCAGCTGCGGAAGCGCAGGCGACCCGCGCGAGGATCCTCACCCGCGCGGCCGAGATCGCCTCCGAAGAAGGACTCGAGGGCGTCACCATCGGGCGCCTGGCGGGCGAGCTGGAGATGAGCAAGTCCGGAGTGCTCGGCCACTTCGGCACCAAGGAAGCACTCCAGTTCGCCACGTTGGACGGCGCTTTCGCGAACTTCTGGCAGCGCGTGGTCGAGGCCGCCCTGCCCGTTCGACCAGGCATGCGGCGGCTGCTCACCCTCTGCGAGAACTCGATCACGTTCCTCGCGACTCTCGAGCTGCCAGGCGGCTGCCTGATGACCGCGGCGGCAACGGAGTTCGACGGCCGCCCCGGCCCGGTTCGCGACGCGGTCGCCGAGCGGTGGTCCTGGTGGCGCGGCCGCCTGCGCGAGGAACTGACCGCAGCGGCGGACAACGGCGAACTGCCCGCGCACTTCGACGTCGACCAGGCGATCTTCGAGATCATCGCGGTCGGCCTCGCGCTGAACCAAGCACTCCAGCTGGATCACGACCCCCAGGCCACCGAACGCGCCCACCGCGCTATCCGCCGCATCCTCGAACCGGCGGATCAGAAGCCCTGA
- a CDS encoding MBL fold metallo-hydrolase gives MRIRRLAWAGLEIEADGTTVVVDLVQHPNDLFGLRDSQAELPAPAAKSVAAALVTHLHVDHTGVPALERALRPGAPVFRPEPFEDVLTEPVERELAASGLAADVVAEWEQREIGPFRITAVPAVDGLGSPQVSWVVEAGGGRVLHAGDTLFHGAWWSIAQRCGPFDAVFLPINGAVVDAPALQPPSPFPAAMGPEQAAVAARILGARAAVPIHHDDEYLVKPPGYVEVAGPVTEFRRHVGEIAHVMDVGDWQDFESELAS, from the coding sequence ATGCGCATCCGGCGTTTGGCCTGGGCGGGCTTGGAGATCGAAGCGGACGGCACGACCGTCGTGGTGGACCTGGTCCAGCATCCGAATGATCTGTTCGGGCTTCGCGATTCGCAGGCGGAGCTGCCCGCCCCCGCCGCCAAATCGGTCGCCGCGGCGCTGGTGACGCACCTGCACGTCGACCACACCGGCGTGCCGGCACTCGAACGCGCGCTGCGGCCCGGCGCTCCGGTGTTCCGGCCCGAGCCGTTCGAGGACGTGCTCACCGAACCGGTCGAGCGGGAACTGGCGGCGAGCGGCCTGGCCGCCGACGTGGTGGCCGAGTGGGAGCAACGCGAGATCGGCCCGTTCCGGATCACCGCAGTGCCCGCCGTCGACGGTCTGGGTTCCCCGCAGGTGAGCTGGGTCGTGGAGGCGGGAGGCGGGCGCGTCCTGCACGCCGGGGACACCTTGTTCCACGGCGCCTGGTGGTCCATCGCGCAGCGCTGCGGCCCGTTCGACGCGGTGTTCCTGCCGATCAACGGCGCGGTGGTCGACGCGCCCGCCCTGCAACCGCCGAGCCCGTTTCCCGCGGCGATGGGTCCGGAGCAGGCGGCGGTGGCGGCGCGCATCCTCGGCGCCCGCGCGGCGGTGCCGATCCATCACGACGACGAGTACCTGGTGAAGCCGCCGGGCTACGTGGAAGTGGCGGGTCCGGTAACGGAATTCCGGCGCCATGTGGGAGAAATCGCGCATGTCATGGACGTGGGGGACTGGCAGGACTTCGAGTCCGAACTCGCCTCGTGA